Below is a window of Methanomassiliicoccales archaeon DNA.
GGACTTTCTATCAGTTTGGGGTATTCTTAGAGCCTGAAGAGCTTGCAAATAAGATAGTCGCCAGTGCCCTTTATGAATACTGGTATGATAACGTTGGTTGGTGTCGCTTTCACCGTGGATGGGCAAAGCCCGTGTTGAAGGCACTCTTTATGGAAGCTTATGGGGAAAATGTGGATATGGAAGAACAGGCCAAGAAAACAATAAGGAAACTTGTCAACTTCCTCAAAAAGGCAGGTTATGAGCCGGTATTCTGGGATTCAATGAGGGTTATAGACTTGGTTGCAAAAGGTGCAGAAGAGTTTGGCAACGAAAGATGGGCAGAGCAGTTTAAGAAAGACAAAGTTGTGACAGCAAAGGAGTACCTTAGAAGGGTTTTGGCAGAATACAGCAGAATTTTGGGAGTTGATTGGACGCTTTAATTTTTCACTTTGTCTTGTCTAAAAAAGAGGTGGTAAAGATGTTGAAGGAGCCGATTATAGCCATAAATTTTAAGACGTATATTGAGGCCACCGGAGAGAGGGCTTTAAAAATAGCCAAGGCGGCAGAAAAAGTTTACAAGGAGACGGGGATAACAATAGTAGTAGCTCCACAGTTGGTTGATCTTTATAGAATCGCTCAGGAAGTTGAGATTCCAGTTTTTGCCCAGCATGTAGACCCAATAAAGCCCGGCAGTCATACAGGCCACGTTTTGCCGGAGGCAGTAAAAGAGGCTGGAGCCGTTGGGACTTTACTCAACCACTCCGAAAACAGAATGATCCTTGCGGATTTGGAAGCTGCAATAAGAAGGGCTGAGGAAGTCGGCTTAATGACAATGGTCTGCAGCAACAACCCTGCAGTTAGCGCGGCAGTTGCCACTCTAAATCCGGATTACGTTGCTGTTGAACCGCCAGAACTTATTGGCACTGGAATTCCAGTCAGCAAGGCAAAGCCTGAAGTGATAACTAATACTGTAGAGCTTGTTAGGAGGGTAAACCCGGAGGTTAAGGTTCTTACTGGTGCTGGTATCTCAACTGGAGAAGATGTGAAGAAGGCTCTAGAATTGGGGACGGTTGGAGTTCTCTTAGCAAGCGGCGTCACAAAAGCCAAAGACCCAGAAAAAGCAATAAGAGACCTCGTATCGCTGATAGTTTAGCCTTTAAGGATCATTATCTCCGCTTCAATGTCCTCTAGAGATGCGTTCCATCCTCCCACTACATACCTTTTTCCATCTTTTGTTTCAACTGTTATGTTTGAGATAACCTTTCCTTCATTTTCAAAGAAGTCAACTATCCTTCCAATTAAATGGACGGGTTCTTGGGTCTTCACGAACTTTCCGTGTACTTCTATCTCACTTCCAATTAGGTTGTGATCCCTTATGTCCTCCACGAGAGCTCTAATATGTATGTAGCTCTTTGGAAGCTTTATCCTTTTTTCTTTTTTCTTATAGACTAGTTCTCCAGTGGGCCACAGTGCATGGTAAAAGTATCTATCGAGCATGAAAAGGAGATTTTTGTCCATTATTATTAAGGCGTAGCCCCTTATTGTTTGTTCTTTTGATTTGAACGCTTCGGGGGGAGCGTAAATGCCCAGATTTTTGTCCTGTATTACTATTGTTGGGTCCTCTACTTCTCTTACCTTAATTTTGTCTGCAATTTTTGGAACTTCCTTCTTTCCATACAAAAAGAGGTCAATTGTGACTTCCTTGTTTTTTGCCTTTAAAAATGGTGCCAGCTTTTCCAAAAGTTGTGAAGGAATTGCAAGGGAAAGGTGGTACTGGGCGTTCTTTATTGCCTCTGTTATGTAGTTCTCCAATGTTGTTTTGCTTTTTACTACTATTACCTCTCTCCGGCTTTCGTGGGGGGTGTACATGGCTTTTAATTCTTTTTTTGCGAGTTCTACCTTTTTCAGGTAGCCCTTCTCCATTTCGTCGAGAACTTTTTCCGGGTCAAGTGGAACTATTTTCTTTGGCC
It encodes the following:
- the tpiA gene encoding triose-phosphate isomerase — translated: MLKEPIIAINFKTYIEATGERALKIAKAAEKVYKETGITIVVAPQLVDLYRIAQEVEIPVFAQHVDPIKPGSHTGHVLPEAVKEAGAVGTLLNHSENRMILADLEAAIRRAEEVGLMTMVCSNNPAVSAAVATLNPDYVAVEPPELIGTGIPVSKAKPEVITNTVELVRRVNPEVKVLTGAGISTGEDVKKALELGTVGVLLASGVTKAKDPEKAIRDLVSLIV
- a CDS encoding TrmB family transcriptional regulator; the encoded protein is MEEGELKALLKELGLNKYEVNAYLTLIKQGPLTAGDLASLSKVPQPRIYDVVRSLMSKGFVAITSERPKKIVPLDPEKVLDEMEKGYLKKVELAKKELKAMYTPHESRREVIVVKSKTTLENYITEAIKNAQYHLSLAIPSQLLEKLAPFLKAKNKEVTIDLFLYGKKEVPKIADKIKVREVEDPTIVIQDKNLGIYAPPEAFKSKEQTIRGYALIIMDKNLLFMLDRYFYHALWPTGELVYKKKEKRIKLPKSYIHIRALVEDIRDHNLIGSEIEVHGKFVKTQEPVHLIGRIVDFFENEGKVISNITVETKDGKRYVVGGWNASLEDIEAEIMILKG